The following proteins are co-located in the Vigna unguiculata cultivar IT97K-499-35 chromosome 9, ASM411807v1, whole genome shotgun sequence genome:
- the LOC114196119 gene encoding thioredoxin H-type-like, protein MAAEEGQVIGVHSVSAWEEHLKKGQESKKLIVVDFTASWCGPCRFIAPILAEIAKKLPHVTFLKVDVDELESVSQEWKVEAMPTFLFLKEGKVVDKVVGAKKDELQQAIVKHSEPAAAASSI, encoded by the exons aTGGCCGCCGAAGAGGGACAAGTTATCGGTGTTCACAGCGTCAGTGCGTGGGAAGAACATCTCAAAAAGGGACAAGAGTCCAAAAAGCTG ATTGTGGTGGATTTCACCGCTTCTTGGTGCGGTCCATGCCGATTCATTGCTCCAATCCTAGCTGAGATTGCTAAAAAGCTGCCCCATGTCACCTTTCTCAAGGTGGATGTAGATGAACTGGAG TCTGTTTCACAAGAGTGGAAGGTTGAAGCTATGCCAACCTTCCTGTTCTTGAAAGAGGGCAAGGTGGTGGACAAGGTTGTGGGAGCCAAGAAAGATGAGCTGCAACAGGCAATAGTCAAGCATTCAGAGCCTGCTGCTGCTGCTAGTTCCATATGA
- the LOC114163183 gene encoding uncharacterized protein LOC114163183 has product MAFPQLIPSPSSSSLPHKPSLNPTKLSLNPKSPNSLHNLNLAVLRHRCRKPNSTLRCSASSFSEKHHTNSPNSDDVVELPLFPLPLVLFPGAILPLQIFEFRYRIMMHTLLQTDLRFGVIYTDAVSGTAAVGCVGEVIKHERLVDDRFFLICKGQERFRVNSVVRTKPYLVAQVTWLEDRPSPSTDLDLDGLATEVETYMKDVIRLSNRLGGKPEKEVGDLRRNLFPTPFSFFVGSTFEGAPREQQALLELEDTAARLKREKETLKNTLNYLTAASAVKDVFPSSSNSS; this is encoded by the coding sequence ATGGCATTCCCACAGCTTatcccttctccttcttcttcttctttaccTCACAAACCCTCCTTAAACCCTACAAAACTATCtctaaaccctaaatccccaaACTCTCTGCACAATCTCAATCTCGCCGTTCTCCGCCACCGCTGCCGGAAGCCTAATTCCACTCTCCGCTGCTCTGCCTCTTCCTTCTCCGAGAAGCACCACACGAACTCCCCCAACTCCGATGACGTCGTCGAGCTTCCTCTCTTCCCTCTCCCTCTGGTCCTCTTCCCCGGCGCCATCCTCCCATTGCAGATCTTCGAGTTCCGCTACCGTATCATGATGCATACTCTCCTCCAAACAGACCTCCGCTTCGGCGTCATCTACACGGATGCCGTCTCCGGAACCGCCGCCGTTGGCTGCGTCGGCGAAGTCATAAAGCACGAGCGCCTCGTGGATGACCGCTTCTTCCTCATCTGTAAGGGCCAGGAACGGTTCCGAGTGAACAGTGTGGTGCGCACGAAACCCTACCTGGTCGCGCAGGTGACGTGGCTCGAGGACCGGCCATCTCCCTCCACCGACCTCGATCTGGACGGGCTGGCCACCGAGGTGGAGACTTACATGAAGGACGTTATCCGGTTATCCAACCGGTTGGGAGGGAAACCGGAGAAGGAGGTTGGGGATTTGAGAAGAAACCTGTTTCCAACGCCGTTCTCGTTCTTCGTTGGCAGCACCTTCGAGGGCGCGCCAAGGGAGCAACAAGCGCTGCTTGAATTGGAGGACACCGCCGCCAGATTGAAGAGGGAGAAGGAAACATTGAAGAACACTCTTAATTACCTCACTGCTGCTTCTGCTGTTAAAGATGTTTTTCCCTCTTCTTCCAATTCTTCTTGA